Genomic DNA from Garra rufa chromosome 22, GarRuf1.0, whole genome shotgun sequence:
ATTTCTTTCCTTGTATGTGGCTGATATTATGGCTGTGTCTTTTGGATTCTTCTTAAGGTCAATTTGACGCTGCTTGGTAGACCGTACTTAACCAGCTCCTGCTGTAGCTGAAATAAAGATTGACAGGCAAATAAAAATGTCTTGAATCATCTATTAGcacaataaaaacatgcaatGTTCCATAGTAAGTGCAACTTACTTTTTCCAAAACAGGCTCAATTTTTCCACTCTCTCTTAGGTCTGAAAATGAAGTAACTCTCATTTGAACTCCTAAGATATTTCCTAAGAGAAACAATGGACACACATACTATGCTTAATTAATTACAGGAATAGCAGGTACATTGTTTTGCACAATTATTGGGCATGTTGATATTCTGGTTATTTTGCCAATTCCAAAGCACATAAATCTTACTAAGTACTATTACTATTCATTttgcatttaatcatttatatgtgatatataattgtccatgaaggcaagaagtaaaaaaaaaaaaaaaaaaaactatgtatattcaggtgtgcatagctattaggcacattttcttttacagataatatgagccaaaaaagagctttaactcagactgaaaaggatgcaatactaatgcaatagaGAAGAAAAGACACGTCAACTGCAAAAGAATTaagaattaaaggagtagttcacttccagaacataaaTAAACAGATACTAcctacccccttgtcatccaagatgttagtgtctttctttcttcagtcgtaaagaaattatgtttttgaggaaagcatttcagaatttctcaacatataatagacttctattaaatattaaatattaatatagatattaaagcagaaatgcaaataaataagtaagtaaaagttcacgagcattttgttgtattatctctcagtcctgggcgtctaaatgaaaagcgctctgcaagcgcgttctctctgtgttgtttctgaaactaacgtaatcactgtaatatgcgcgcacacttaaaatcaatcgcggctggcttgaccgtgtttttctgaaacacggctggctttaccgcagtgatttgcatgagacgctgctttaaaaaaaattataaaaaatacgggacaaaacccgtcccgtattgattcaaaagggacgggtggcaaccctccTTTAACGTCCTATTCACTCCATTGTTCCTCCTCACATCCCTCCCAAGAGCTCATcaaaacaacagtggtaagttggaaccattctacaaaaacggtgagtaatggcttctttttctcttgctattgttgtctgcactacctgccacatgtatagcttatctatctctgtcggcagtgagccttatacatgtgataaatgcaagaaaatagctaggctgacagagaagatttcagacctagagacacacatccaaactttaatggaggttcacgagttcgctcttgcatacaataaacagcgtaaaagttaagcgtgtttggcatgctgtccgggagagggctccgagctcggtagtcattcccgagcccggggcactccccctgcccagggagaggggtccgagctcggcattttgCCCGAACCCAAAAGcgctccccctagctggaggtgaagagaaaataaaaagggggggggggggggggggggagggatgctgaaatcagagataactgaaggtaggactgcttggttatttaaagggactgtagtaattggatagggagtgattgctgatgatgaattggccgtgttaattatctgcgcgagctcctcctgaaatttgttaatgaaacatcacatagtaagaatgtgagggacttagatacggctttggatgtgactagctcagggagacatgcaaattgttcggttccggtaaattctgcatcaaagtgatgatatctcagatcattatctagtctcgtgtatactccagaaatctaaaactgtaaaactaactcctcgctataagtacggtagaaccattacttctaccacaagagactgctttgtaagtaatcttcctgatttatctgaattcctcagcataggaaaacttgatgatgcaacagaaactattgactctcttttttctagcactttagatatagttgctcctctgcggttaagaaaaattaaggaaaacagtccgacgctgtggtatactgaacacacttacgcactgaagagagcacgatgaaaaatggaacgcagctggaagaaaacaaaactagaggttttccgtacagcctggcgtgaatgtaacatatcctatagaaaagcattaaactCTGGAActcgcccaaactctggaacaatctacctaacactgttcgggaggcagacacactctgtcagtttaaatctagattaaagacccatctctttaacctggcctacatttaacacatttcataatccaaatccgttaaaggattgttaagctgcattatttaggtcaaccggaaccagggacacttcctataacacctgatgtactcgttgcatcagaagaagaatggcatctacgctaatatcagtatctttctttcttattccgaggtcaccgtagccacctgtattccagatcagacggtcactgcagtctcccggatctagtccgtacccatcagcacccagagatatcctctacagccctgaaagtcagcagagaccacatcaactagatgagccccagagacagatcatcagtgaagacctcatcacctagacggccatcgacgcaagacagcgaaaaccacatgagtcctctccaatctgattttgtggcaacttggaactcttgcatctacattaatattagtctgttttttttcttattcccaggtcaccatagccaccagattcagtccgtatccagatcagatggtcactgcagtcccccggatccagtccaatccaagagcagatggtggatcaacacctaaagccgaatgtcagcggataccgtgtcaactagttgagccccagagacagatcatcaagaaagagctcctaccctaaacggccaccggcacaaggccatgggaaccagatgagtcctccccaatttgactttgttgcaatatggaactcttgcattattattgacattttactttattttaatactgtaaggttgctttgacacaacttgtattgtaaaaagcgctgtataaataatcttgacttgacttgacccaATGAGCATTTTGCAACttctagtattgcatccttctcatctCATggtcacttaatatttttttgacttttttgagtTTAATCTaatttttggctcattttatctgtaaaagaaaacatgcataattatgcaaacctGAAAATAATGAATTATTCACTTCCAGCCGTCATGGACAAATATATTACTTAAAAATGATTTAATGCCaaattaatagtagttattaagattgatgcggtttggaattggtaaaatgtgcttggaaaaaaatgaCCAGAATATAAACATTCCCAATAATTATGCACATGGTCTATATGCATGTAAACATATAGTAGAttaatttgttttcatttgaacagatttagagaaatgtacagtagcattacatcacttgctcacaaatggattttctgcagtgaatgggtgccgtcagaatgagtgtccaaaaagcataaaaacatcacaataatccacaagcattTTTGTTGTAGCATTTGGCAGATGCGTTTGTCCAAAGGAATTCAAGATCATTCAAAATACAAATTCTTATAGTAGCGTGCATATTCTTTGAAAACTGTAGCAATGACTTTGGCATTTCAGTGCCAAACGAACCTTGACATTATTCCAAACAAAACAAGTGAAAAATGCTACAGATTATCATTTTTATCACAACTGTGTACCTTGTATGTTTTGATCTGGTCCGCTGTCCACCCTGAAGGCCCATCGGCCTGGAACATTGACATTAGTGGAGTTCTTCAGGTTTGGAATTGAGCTCCCAACATCTGACTCAGGAATTTTAAAGTAGGCCGTCGAGTTTATTGTATCATATCCAGCCTGTACAAACAAGGAAATCAATTATTAAGAGAAAGAGATTATCAAGATGAGATATTGGCATATTTGTTCCACTGATATAGAAGTCATATATTACCTGCACCATATTATACGCCACAGCAATGTCACCATAATTCATGAGAATAAAAGCCAAATCACCACCCGAGATTAAAACCACTTGAAATGACGTTTCCTGAAAAGTTGAGGAAATACTGAATGTCACACAGCTCTAAAAAAGTATCTTGTATCTTAAGCCTGTAGTAGTTATATCAAACTAACTCACTGTGCCAGAGTGATAAAAGTATGCAACTCTATCCCAAGTTGCGACCAGGACCCAATTAGCCGTAAAGCTCAAATCAGGGAAGTACTGGTTTATATCCTGAGTGGCTTGAGTGAGAACACTCCCGCTTGAGTACTGCTGATATGAGATGATGCCATTGATGCTGACATCAACGTCAGTCCAGAGAGGAGCGATAATGTCTTCACTTCCATTGATGGGAAAATAGTTAACAAT
This window encodes:
- the LOC141297514 gene encoding sushi, nidogen and EGF-like domain-containing protein 1; amino-acid sequence: MRFPLSHYLLVFVSVLSLSRVTEAQSAPAIFYPFGSVAGDTVNIAIEDENSTQVDLWSPFVFFGRIYNRIYVNSNGHLTFKQSSSQYIVNYFPINGSEDIIAPLWTDVDVSINGIISYQQYSSGSVLTQATQDINQYFPDLSFTANWVLVATWDRVAYFYHSGTETSFQVVLISGGDLAFILMNYGDIAVAYNMVQAGYDTINSTAYFKIPESDVGSSIPNLKNSTNVNVPGRWAFRVDSGPDQNIQGNILGVQMRVTSFSDLRESGKIEPVLEKLQQELVKYGLPSSVKLTLRRIQKTQP